In one window of Kosmotoga pacifica DNA:
- a CDS encoding winged helix-turn-helix domain-containing protein, with protein MQLTKKQARQFILIHQMIMPPRKLMGKEGVLQYIHHAGCIQFDPLNVVGYNPYLVLQSRIENFKSEYLQELLYSDRKLLDGWDKNMSIYSIEDWPYFSRYREEAYQRYGDGSSPINKILPKVREALNRNGPLSSIDLNFDTMVDWSWAPTRAARAALESMYYWGELIIHHKVGTRKVYDFTKKHLPSELLSLPDPNTTMEQYFEWHVKRRIKAVGLLWGRPSDAWLGIRWMKSNECIEALSRLEKKGEVLRIEVEDIKYPFYILKEEAPLLHEVLNGVDVEPQASFIAPLDNLLWDRKLIKEIFGFEYVWEVYKPVSERKYGYYVLPVLYGDRFVARFEPKFDKKIGKLNIINWWWEPDMIVSKEMEKALIQCFKQFLEYLGATGVQFNNGSILTI; from the coding sequence ATGCAGTTAACGAAGAAACAAGCTCGACAATTCATTCTTATACATCAAATGATTATGCCTCCACGTAAACTTATGGGGAAAGAAGGTGTTCTGCAATATATACACCATGCAGGATGTATTCAATTTGACCCCCTTAATGTGGTAGGATACAATCCATACCTTGTTCTTCAATCTAGAATTGAAAACTTCAAATCAGAATACCTACAAGAACTTTTATATTCTGACAGAAAATTATTAGACGGTTGGGATAAAAATATGTCCATATATTCTATTGAAGATTGGCCTTATTTCAGTAGATATCGTGAAGAAGCATATCAACGATATGGGGATGGCTCGAGCCCTATCAATAAAATATTGCCAAAGGTGAGAGAAGCGCTCAATCGAAATGGTCCATTGTCCTCTATCGACTTGAATTTTGACACTATGGTAGATTGGTCTTGGGCACCTACCAGGGCAGCCCGGGCAGCGTTGGAAAGCATGTATTACTGGGGTGAGCTAATTATCCATCATAAAGTCGGTACGAGGAAGGTATATGACTTTACTAAAAAGCACCTTCCATCTGAATTACTTTCTTTGCCAGACCCTAATACGACAATGGAACAGTACTTTGAGTGGCATGTTAAAAGACGAATCAAAGCTGTCGGATTATTGTGGGGGCGTCCTAGTGACGCTTGGCTTGGTATACGCTGGATGAAAAGCAATGAATGTATTGAGGCTCTTTCACGACTTGAAAAAAAGGGCGAAGTGTTACGAATCGAGGTAGAGGATATCAAATACCCTTTCTATATCCTGAAAGAGGAAGCACCGTTGTTGCATGAGGTATTAAACGGGGTTGATGTAGAACCACAGGCGTCTTTTATTGCACCTTTAGATAATCTATTATGGGATCGTAAATTAATTAAGGAGATTTTTGGATTCGAATATGTCTGGGAGGTATATAAGCCGGTATCTGAGCGTAAATATGGATACTACGTATTACCAGTTTTATATGGGGATAGATTTGTGGCTCGCTTTGAACCTAAATTTGACAAAAAAATTGGGAAGCTTAATATTATTAACTGGTGGTGGGAACCTGATATGATTGTTTCAAAAGAGATGGAGAAGGCGTTGATTCAATGTTTTAAACAATTTTTAGAGTATCTGGGTGCTACGGGCGTGCAGTTTAATAATGGAAGCATTCTGACAATATAA
- a CDS encoding ammonium transporter, with the protein MVEKQLKEEVKKVFDTGNTGFMLVATSLVMLMTPGLAFFYGGLVSRKNVLTIMMQSFVSMGWTTILWVTVGFTMCFGGDIGGIIGNGKYLFLHGISLSTAFGSNMGIPMLVFVAYQMMFAIITPALITGAFADRVRFKAYMIFLTVWLLFVYFPLVHMVWGGGLFQQWGVLDFAGGIVVHASAGFAALASVFFVGKRKVKNMRPHSIPLVALGTALLWFGWYGFNAGSELRVDSVTVSAFLNTDVAASFAAITWLVLAVIFEKKPKVLGMLTGAVAGLATITPAAGYVSVQTSMLIGIIASLVGYAAIAYKNKKAWDDALDVWGVHGMGGYVGILLLGLFASTNVNPNGANGLFFGDASFFLKEFVAVTVTAIYAFVFTYVALWLINKITPVRVSEETETNGLDLFEFGEEAYVE; encoded by the coding sequence ATGGTTGAAAAACAATTAAAGGAAGAGGTGAAGAAAGTGTTTGACACAGGAAATACGGGTTTCATGCTTGTTGCGACAAGCCTTGTTATGTTGATGACACCTGGTCTGGCTTTCTTTTATGGTGGGCTCGTGAGCAGGAAAAATGTGCTTACGATAATGATGCAGAGTTTTGTATCAATGGGATGGACAACCATCTTGTGGGTTACAGTTGGATTTACGATGTGCTTTGGCGGAGATATTGGTGGAATAATTGGAAATGGAAAGTATTTATTCCTCCATGGTATTAGCCTCAGCACAGCTTTTGGTTCCAATATGGGAATTCCCATGCTGGTGTTTGTAGCATACCAGATGATGTTTGCCATAATAACTCCTGCATTGATAACAGGTGCTTTCGCAGATAGGGTTCGTTTCAAGGCGTATATGATATTCCTGACGGTCTGGCTTCTTTTCGTATATTTCCCGCTGGTGCATATGGTATGGGGTGGAGGCCTCTTTCAGCAGTGGGGGGTTCTTGATTTTGCAGGAGGTATAGTCGTACACGCGAGCGCAGGTTTTGCAGCTCTTGCGTCGGTGTTCTTTGTAGGAAAGAGGAAGGTTAAAAATATGAGACCGCACAGTATACCTTTGGTCGCTCTGGGTACAGCGTTGCTGTGGTTCGGGTGGTATGGTTTTAATGCTGGAAGTGAATTGAGAGTGGACTCTGTAACAGTTTCAGCATTTTTAAATACTGATGTTGCAGCATCTTTCGCAGCAATAACATGGTTGGTTCTCGCGGTGATATTTGAGAAAAAGCCAAAAGTTTTGGGTATGCTTACAGGCGCGGTCGCAGGTCTCGCCACAATAACCCCCGCCGCGGGATATGTGAGTGTACAGACGTCGATGTTGATTGGAATAATTGCTTCTCTCGTTGGATATGCAGCCATCGCATACAAAAATAAAAAAGCATGGGATGATGCTTTAGATGTTTGGGGAGTTCATGGAATGGGAGGATACGTTGGCATTTTATTGTTAGGCCTGTTTGCCAGCACTAATGTTAATCCAAATGGTGCAAATGGTCTTTTCTTTGGTGATGCGTCGTTCTTTCTTAAAGAATTTGTTGCCGTTACAGTAACTGCGATTTACGCATTTGTATTTACATATGTAGCTCTCTGGCTTATTAACAAAATCACTCCGGTGCGGGTTTCAGAAGAGACAGAAACAAATGGTCTGGATCTGTTTGAATTCGGTGAAGAGGCTTATGTTGAGTGA
- a CDS encoding uracil-DNA glycosylase — protein MTDYIKRKEIMLAITRKIEECTSCPLSMERTNVVPGEGSLESPIVFVGEGPGAEEDASGRPFVGRAGQLLTKILESVNLSREDVYITNVVKCRPPKNRAPTYEEMKACSPFLLSQLAIIKPKLIVTLGATALSFFLENEKVAITRYRGQLYDWYPGTKIFAMFHPSYLLRNPSKAPGSPKYLTWEDIKKVRKMYDQALKEEELSLE, from the coding sequence ATGACCGATTACATCAAGAGAAAAGAAATCATGCTTGCAATCACGAGAAAGATTGAAGAGTGTACCTCGTGTCCTTTGAGTATGGAAAGGACGAATGTTGTGCCGGGGGAAGGTTCACTTGAGAGCCCCATCGTCTTTGTTGGAGAAGGTCCGGGAGCCGAAGAAGACGCCAGCGGAAGGCCTTTCGTAGGAAGGGCAGGACAGTTGCTTACAAAGATTCTGGAATCAGTTAATCTTTCAAGGGAGGACGTTTATATAACGAACGTAGTCAAATGCAGACCACCGAAGAACCGGGCACCTACTTACGAGGAAATGAAAGCCTGTTCGCCGTTTTTGCTTTCACAACTTGCCATTATAAAACCAAAACTGATAGTAACTCTCGGTGCTACGGCACTCTCCTTCTTCCTGGAGAATGAAAAGGTGGCTATTACCAGATACAGGGGACAGCTCTACGACTGGTATCCCGGTACGAAGATCTTTGCCATGTTTCACCCCAGTTATTTGTTGAGAAACCCGTCGAAAGCACCGGGCTCGCCGAAATACCTGACATGGGAAGACATAAAGAAAGTTCGAAAGATGTACGATCAGGCCCTCAAGGAAGAAGAGCTTTCCCTTGAATAA
- a CDS encoding sulfite exporter TauE/SafE family protein, which yields MQMIHIVILLITGAGVGFASGLLGVGGCFLMVPVQFWVLTSIGVDSTIAIRIAFGTNLAVVLPTAISGAFGHHRKEAVLWKAGIVLGLTGLAGAFVGGFIATHVPGNFLTIAFGLAILAGAIRMLTAKPIKAESKPVNSVLTCMLWGFPLGIVSGIIGIGGGVLMIPVMVIALGFDMHQAVGTSTALMIFTSIGGILSYIVNGLNVPGLPVYSVGYVNLLQWILLAGTSVPIAQIGVKAAHKLPAKQLKYAFIVVMIYMSLKIIGVFSWLHLPL from the coding sequence ATGCAAATGATACATATTGTGATTCTTTTGATTACCGGGGCTGGTGTTGGCTTTGCCTCCGGGCTTCTGGGTGTTGGTGGATGCTTCCTTATGGTACCCGTTCAGTTTTGGGTGTTAACCTCCATAGGAGTTGATTCCACAATAGCTATTCGAATTGCCTTTGGGACAAATCTTGCGGTTGTTTTGCCTACGGCAATCAGTGGAGCATTTGGTCATCACCGCAAAGAAGCGGTTTTATGGAAAGCAGGTATTGTTCTCGGGTTAACAGGACTTGCAGGAGCGTTTGTGGGTGGATTTATCGCCACACACGTACCCGGTAACTTCCTCACAATCGCTTTTGGCTTGGCTATTCTTGCAGGTGCCATAAGAATGTTGACAGCAAAGCCCATTAAAGCGGAAAGCAAGCCCGTGAACAGTGTTCTCACTTGCATGCTTTGGGGGTTTCCACTGGGAATTGTATCCGGAATTATCGGGATTGGCGGCGGCGTATTGATGATACCTGTCATGGTCATCGCTTTAGGATTTGATATGCATCAAGCGGTTGGAACATCGACAGCGTTGATGATCTTTACTTCGATAGGAGGAATTCTGTCTTACATAGTTAATGGTTTGAATGTCCCGGGATTGCCTGTATACTCCGTGGGTTATGTTAACCTTCTGCAATGGATTCTGTTAGCGGGCACGAGTGTTCCCATAGCTCAGATAGGGGTAAAAGCTGCCCACAAACTTCCAGCTAAACAATTAAAATACGCTTTCATAGTTGTGATGATCTACATGAGCTTAAAGATAATAGGAGTGTTTAGCTGGTTGCATTTACCGTTATGA
- a CDS encoding replication-associated recombination protein A, whose protein sequence is MNSSEQKWVPLSERLRPRNFDDLVGQEHLTGKNGIIRRAVQSGYIFSMILFGPPGSGKTTIARLIEESLTDDKYEFIAFSASLQGTADLKKIFDRARQLRRYGKHLVLFVDEIHRLNKMQQDVFLPVVEDGTVTLIGATTENPSFEVNPALLSRCRLLVLRQLSPEDTVELLHRALAKDERLSSLGIAISEELIRILAENVGGDARVALNFLETLYENAAAMGYRELNVDILDELPIISHKRYRKAGEEHYDLISAFIKSMRGSDPDAAVYYMMRMIEAGEDPKFIARRMVILASEDIGLADPMALLVAVAAFQAVERVGLPECTLNLSEAAIYLSVASKSNSVYLAQKTAQEVIKKYPNLEVPLKLRNPVTDTMRKMGYGKDYNYPHDSGGFSRELYLPDKIKNVVFYKPTENGREKTVKARLEKLWKGLKKFE, encoded by the coding sequence TTGAATTCTTCAGAACAGAAATGGGTGCCTCTGAGTGAGCGCCTGAGGCCCCGTAACTTTGATGATCTGGTAGGCCAGGAACATCTTACCGGAAAAAACGGAATAATCCGCCGTGCAGTACAAAGTGGCTATATATTCTCAATGATCTTGTTTGGTCCTCCGGGATCGGGAAAAACAACGATTGCGAGACTCATTGAAGAATCACTAACAGATGATAAATACGAGTTCATTGCCTTCAGTGCAAGCCTGCAGGGGACAGCGGATCTAAAGAAAATCTTCGATAGGGCGAGACAGTTAAGGAGATATGGTAAACATCTTGTCCTCTTTGTGGACGAAATTCATAGGCTTAATAAAATGCAGCAAGATGTCTTTCTACCGGTGGTTGAAGACGGAACCGTTACCCTGATCGGAGCTACCACGGAGAACCCGAGTTTCGAGGTTAATCCGGCGCTTCTCTCCCGATGCCGTTTGCTCGTATTGAGGCAACTTTCACCAGAGGACACAGTTGAACTTCTTCACAGAGCCCTCGCAAAAGATGAAAGACTTTCATCACTGGGCATTGCCATATCAGAAGAGCTTATAAGGATATTAGCAGAAAATGTTGGTGGTGATGCGCGTGTCGCGCTGAATTTCCTTGAAACGCTCTATGAAAACGCTGCCGCGATGGGATATAGAGAATTAAACGTTGATATACTCGACGAACTGCCTATCATATCCCATAAACGTTACAGAAAAGCCGGTGAAGAACATTATGACCTCATTTCAGCTTTCATAAAAAGCATGCGCGGCAGTGATCCGGATGCTGCCGTTTATTACATGATGCGCATGATTGAAGCAGGCGAGGACCCAAAATTCATAGCCCGAAGGATGGTTATACTTGCTTCCGAAGATATAGGACTGGCCGATCCCATGGCCCTGCTGGTCGCTGTGGCGGCGTTTCAAGCTGTGGAGAGGGTTGGTCTCCCGGAGTGTACTTTGAATCTTTCAGAAGCAGCGATCTATCTTTCTGTTGCTTCAAAGAGCAATTCGGTCTATCTCGCGCAAAAAACCGCACAGGAAGTTATAAAAAAATATCCCAACTTAGAGGTTCCGTTGAAACTGCGAAACCCGGTTACAGACACGATGAGGAAAATGGGTTATGGAAAAGACTACAACTACCCCCATGATTCTGGCGGTTTTTCCCGTGAGCTATATTTGCCTGACAAAATAAAAAACGTGGTTTTCTACAAACCCACGGAAAACGGCAGGGAAAAAACCGTGAAGGCACGCCTCGAAAAACTCTGGAAGGGATTGAAGAAATTCGAATAA
- a CDS encoding NAD-dependent epimerase/dehydratase family protein: protein MADNLLVTGGAGFIGSHVVSALIEKNIIPIVVDNLSSGKVENLDPRALFYQQDITDDEMMEKIFMLHKPRYVFHLAAQISVSHSVKDPIEDANINIIGTLKLLRLSVKYGVEKFIFSSTGGAIYGDDVSETPTPEGEFPKPISPYGIAKFSVENYLRFYNYQYGLKYAVLRYANVYGERQDPHGEAGVVAIFSKRMLANDEVIIFGDGENVRDYVYAGDVARANVLVMEKVENEVINIGTGIGTSVNELFALLKEITGYQKEPVYADPRPGDLRKSILKWDKAKELMGWEPSMKLKDGLVKTVEFFRTEMGASE from the coding sequence ATGGCTGACAACTTATTAGTAACCGGTGGGGCAGGATTTATAGGTTCGCACGTCGTTAGTGCACTCATCGAAAAGAATATTATCCCCATAGTTGTGGATAACCTTTCTTCCGGAAAAGTTGAAAATCTCGACCCGAGAGCGCTTTTTTATCAGCAGGACATCACAGATGATGAGATGATGGAAAAGATATTCATGCTGCATAAGCCACGTTATGTCTTCCATCTGGCGGCACAGATAAGTGTATCACATTCTGTAAAAGACCCCATTGAAGATGCTAACATCAACATCATTGGCACATTAAAATTGCTGAGACTTTCAGTGAAGTACGGTGTGGAGAAGTTCATCTTCTCTTCTACAGGTGGGGCCATCTATGGAGATGATGTCTCGGAAACACCCACACCAGAAGGAGAATTTCCAAAGCCAATTTCTCCTTATGGAATAGCGAAATTCTCTGTTGAAAATTATTTGAGGTTCTACAACTATCAGTATGGACTCAAATATGCTGTACTTAGATACGCCAACGTTTATGGTGAAAGGCAGGATCCACATGGTGAAGCTGGTGTGGTCGCGATTTTCTCAAAGAGAATGCTGGCCAACGACGAGGTCATTATCTTTGGTGATGGTGAAAATGTTCGGGACTACGTTTATGCCGGCGATGTTGCACGCGCGAATGTTCTTGTTATGGAAAAAGTAGAGAATGAAGTGATAAACATAGGCACAGGTATCGGAACATCGGTCAACGAACTCTTTGCTTTATTGAAAGAGATTACAGGATACCAGAAAGAACCGGTGTACGCTGACCCGAGACCCGGCGATTTGAGAAAATCCATTTTGAAGTGGGACAAAGCAAAAGAACTCATGGGATGGGAACCGAGTATGAAACTCAAAGACGGGTTGGTGAAAACCGTTGAATTCTTCAGAACAGAAATGGGTGCCTCTGAGTGA
- a CDS encoding LptF/LptG family permease yields the protein MSILIKYIIRQSLGSFLIGLGGFILFVSLELLYQLSDLIVRYKVGMDKLFILIYYNLPYFIVLGIPVGVLLAIFWTLSRMRSDNELIALQTHGVTLKTIVVPFVIFSVVLCIVAYSFNDFIVPAANRKASEAIAKYVYKRPEVTLKENAFMEDGRGRYLYIKRIDPETGNLQKLLLYDLSGGKTRVISAERASRESGKWIMHDGRIFETDKTGFLTLDMKFDSLELEFDQDISQYIRSSKSPREMTSSELRKKIESFEKLGVDTSSLQVALQEKISNSLAPFVIVLLGVPISLLLNLKSRSWSVILTFILVVIYQGSGAWLSAMGKENLLNPVLAPWIPNIIFTIFGIAVFALIDTRASYKLSEFLGRIFKISSVLLVLGLSTTLFSGSLKLSAGSVTGKANEILLTQGVQLSYTSTVMNVTVSASNASILLKDGDPVSIAFWGNVRISTGENVILAERAILELDREMIQALNAYTKTALKIPKIGTGESKSVDFFVYGEYVESTTETTPTIRFRDSSFTTCELEKPHYTFNVSYARLKPGEYLEVENLVMKILDVPVFYFPWYYFRLDDPQRRPFQIDLSSIGEGRTTVTLRYLKIKGLSLSFSWERNWETGADYFNFIGGVSTGTGEIKGLFQYSEDVITSGYNLGTYFLFSPKINGSLNIGGLYLNGEPSVTLKEPFRNTILGYKFVEGKKKAISPFDLQNVENLYLGTFDYRSSPTFKADFSFTGTYGLLTNTEEATYLWGSSFSIELPVDFTYTTTAVKASGKSGIVDFEFGRYYLDDSLKYYLNASASLSRAKLYLFGAESEINELAFTISSSSTVEGNSATSLLLPENIDEFHLSVKTYRLNWGNFSTSGDLEGTFDNQQIAIYTPVSGGKGKNTFTFLTKDKKFELTGNYALNYSSAPESPKESLFWIEPLKVSYTGVFNIQSDSSYRIAHDESWSFKTSTSISKAIPFLMKKIGNFNYKMNLTPSYTLDFEATDTSTFLAELLNGTPKLALSNELEYTPSASFNSYIRYNPTLDFKTGIIENPGKFNMEAKLKLMDIEYSTELDFNALFSDDATFIGIGELKTAGNLNFYGFEINHQEKTVLDSTRASETSFDVTVSYGAITHNTSSRYFWNEKSFEKIKNTETISYENERNKLAFSFEWQLTPDSTFAEDNPISVKLELELSDLLAFSFSMGYPFVYRNKIWPERILINFKRLKTHYFDAKELKVDLLLRDKDFDPQYPFPDRYFSEKFGTGSGRFYILDVESLQIGEFKAESAFLALKKLTDEPSRYTLSAGIGGLYLLNQKLLSGGRRGIQDYGLSLELSFSEQFESFQLNINNLKIGNSLLKHLSLYIGEKNYLEIGTTFDNIDWDTLYNSSRPLFIDLHCMALEGVLKLNFSGSTFSEIVQMVGVKYYIKALSDRYLVLGIENGRPYFKFRF from the coding sequence ATGAGTATCCTCATAAAATACATTATCAGACAGTCTCTGGGCTCATTTCTTATTGGGCTGGGAGGGTTCATCCTTTTTGTCAGCCTTGAGCTTTTATACCAGCTTTCTGACCTCATAGTGCGCTATAAGGTTGGGATGGACAAATTGTTTATTCTGATCTACTATAATCTTCCATACTTCATTGTCCTCGGAATTCCTGTTGGAGTCCTTCTGGCGATCTTCTGGACGCTATCAAGAATGAGATCTGATAACGAATTAATTGCCCTGCAGACGCATGGAGTTACCCTGAAGACTATTGTGGTACCCTTCGTTATCTTCTCGGTAGTACTCTGTATTGTTGCGTACAGTTTCAATGACTTCATCGTTCCTGCCGCCAATCGCAAAGCTTCCGAAGCCATAGCAAAGTACGTGTACAAAAGACCTGAGGTTACCTTAAAGGAAAACGCGTTCATGGAAGATGGTAGAGGCAGGTATCTCTACATAAAGAGGATCGACCCTGAGACAGGTAATTTACAGAAATTACTCTTGTATGATCTGAGTGGTGGTAAGACACGGGTCATCAGCGCTGAGAGAGCTTCCCGTGAATCAGGGAAATGGATAATGCACGACGGGCGTATCTTTGAGACAGACAAAACGGGATTTTTGACTCTGGATATGAAATTTGATTCTCTTGAACTTGAGTTCGATCAGGATATTAGTCAGTATATTAGGAGTTCGAAATCTCCCAGGGAAATGACGAGTTCAGAGTTGAGAAAGAAGATAGAGAGTTTTGAAAAGCTCGGCGTCGATACGTCTTCTCTTCAGGTAGCCCTTCAGGAAAAAATATCGAATTCCCTTGCTCCCTTCGTGATTGTCCTTCTGGGCGTACCCATTTCGCTTCTCCTGAACCTAAAATCAAGATCATGGTCGGTCATACTGACCTTTATACTTGTTGTTATTTATCAGGGTTCAGGTGCCTGGCTGAGTGCCATGGGGAAAGAAAATCTTCTCAATCCTGTGCTGGCTCCCTGGATTCCAAATATAATTTTCACGATCTTCGGAATAGCGGTTTTTGCACTCATTGACACGAGGGCCTCATATAAACTCAGTGAATTCCTCGGTAGAATTTTCAAGATCAGCTCAGTCTTGCTCGTTTTGGGCCTCTCAACAACTCTGTTTAGTGGGAGTCTGAAGCTGTCCGCAGGTTCAGTTACCGGCAAAGCCAATGAAATTCTTCTAACACAGGGAGTGCAGCTCAGTTACACCAGCACGGTTATGAATGTTACCGTTTCAGCTTCAAACGCTTCGATTCTGCTTAAGGATGGAGATCCCGTTTCCATAGCTTTTTGGGGTAATGTCAGGATATCAACCGGTGAAAATGTAATTCTAGCTGAAAGAGCCATATTAGAACTCGACAGAGAGATGATTCAGGCTTTGAATGCTTACACAAAGACAGCACTTAAGATTCCGAAAATTGGTACTGGAGAGAGTAAGAGTGTGGATTTTTTCGTTTATGGTGAATATGTGGAATCAACAACAGAAACGACTCCCACCATTAGATTTCGAGATTCGTCTTTCACAACCTGTGAACTGGAAAAGCCCCATTATACGTTCAACGTGAGCTATGCCCGGCTCAAACCTGGAGAATACCTTGAAGTAGAGAATCTTGTCATGAAAATCCTTGATGTCCCTGTCTTCTATTTTCCCTGGTACTATTTTCGTCTTGACGACCCCCAGCGACGTCCTTTTCAGATAGACCTCAGTTCCATCGGTGAAGGCCGAACCACCGTTACACTCAGATATCTTAAGATCAAGGGGCTTTCTCTAAGTTTCTCGTGGGAAAGAAATTGGGAAACTGGTGCCGATTATTTCAACTTTATCGGAGGTGTGTCTACTGGAACAGGTGAAATAAAGGGACTTTTTCAGTATAGTGAGGACGTGATTACCAGCGGCTATAATCTCGGCACATATTTTCTCTTCAGCCCAAAAATCAACGGCTCACTTAATATAGGCGGATTGTATTTGAATGGAGAACCTTCTGTGACTTTGAAAGAACCATTCAGGAACACAATTCTCGGTTATAAATTTGTCGAAGGGAAGAAAAAAGCGATAAGTCCTTTCGACTTGCAGAATGTTGAAAACCTCTACTTGGGAACCTTTGATTACAGGTCCTCTCCTACTTTCAAAGCAGATTTTTCTTTTACCGGAACCTATGGATTGCTTACAAATACAGAAGAAGCCACCTATCTATGGGGAAGTTCTTTTTCCATCGAGCTTCCGGTAGATTTCACCTACACGACTACCGCTGTTAAAGCCTCCGGAAAAAGCGGTATTGTTGATTTTGAATTCGGTAGGTATTACTTGGATGATAGCCTTAAATATTATCTGAATGCCAGTGCATCGTTGTCCAGGGCAAAGCTATATTTATTTGGAGCTGAATCAGAGATAAATGAACTCGCTTTCACAATTTCTTCAAGCTCAACGGTAGAAGGAAATTCAGCTACCTCGCTGCTGCTACCTGAAAACATAGACGAATTTCATCTGTCTGTGAAGACTTATAGACTCAACTGGGGCAACTTTTCTACGTCAGGAGATCTTGAAGGCACTTTTGACAACCAGCAAATAGCGATCTACACCCCTGTTTCAGGTGGCAAAGGTAAGAATACTTTTACCTTCCTTACGAAGGATAAGAAGTTCGAGTTGACTGGAAATTATGCATTAAATTATAGTAGTGCCCCTGAAAGCCCGAAAGAAAGTCTCTTTTGGATCGAACCGTTAAAAGTATCTTACACCGGTGTGTTCAATATCCAATCGGATTCGAGTTATAGGATCGCCCATGATGAAAGCTGGAGTTTCAAAACGAGCACCTCTATCTCAAAAGCGATACCATTTTTGATGAAAAAAATAGGGAATTTCAATTACAAAATGAATTTGACTCCATCATACACACTGGATTTTGAAGCCACTGATACCTCCACTTTTCTAGCGGAGCTTCTTAATGGAACACCAAAACTCGCCCTCAGCAACGAACTAGAATACACTCCTTCTGCTTCTTTTAACAGCTACATACGATACAATCCAACACTGGATTTCAAAACCGGAATCATCGAAAATCCTGGAAAATTCAATATGGAAGCAAAACTGAAATTAATGGATATCGAATACAGCACTGAGCTCGACTTTAATGCCCTATTTTCAGATGATGCTACGTTCATCGGGATTGGTGAGCTGAAAACTGCTGGTAACCTGAATTTTTATGGCTTTGAAATAAATCACCAGGAAAAGACCGTTCTGGATTCAACAAGGGCTTCCGAAACAAGTTTTGATGTAACCGTAAGTTACGGTGCAATCACTCACAATACCAGTTCAAGATATTTTTGGAACGAAAAATCATTTGAAAAAATCAAGAACACAGAAACAATAAGTTATGAGAATGAAAGAAACAAGCTTGCGTTTTCTTTTGAATGGCAGCTGACTCCGGATTCGACTTTTGCCGAAGATAATCCAATTAGCGTTAAGCTTGAACTCGAGCTGTCAGATTTGCTTGCTTTTAGTTTCAGCATGGGATACCCCTTTGTGTACAGAAATAAAATCTGGCCGGAGCGAATACTAATTAATTTTAAAAGACTGAAAACACATTATTTCGATGCGAAGGAACTCAAAGTCGATCTGTTGTTGAGGGATAAAGATTTCGACCCGCAATATCCTTTCCCTGACCGATATTTCTCCGAAAAGTTCGGTACCGGTAGCGGGCGCTTTTATATACTTGATGTTGAAAGTTTGCAAATCGGGGAATTCAAAGCTGAAAGTGCTTTTTTAGCTTTGAAAAAACTGACAGATGAACCTTCTAGATATACTCTTTCCGCTGGGATTGGCGGTCTTTATCTATTGAATCAAAAACTTCTTTCTGGTGGGAGAAGGGGTATTCAGGATTACGGTTTATCACTGGAACTGTCATTCTCTGAACAGTTTGAGAGTTTCCAGTTAAACATCAATAATTTAAAGATAGGGAATTCTCTTCTAAAACACCTGAGCCTTTATATCGGAGAAAAAAATTATCTGGAAATTGGTACCACATTCGATAACATCGACTGGGATACACTTTATAATAGTTCAAGACCTCTATTCATAGATCTGCACTGTATGGCGCTCGAAGGAGTGCTCAAACTGAATTTTTCTGGCAGTACTTTCTCTGAAATCGTGCAAATGGTTGGAGTAAAATATTATATAAAGGCACTGTCAGATAGATATCTCGTTCTGGGTATTGAGAATGGGAGACCCTATTTCAAATTTAGATTCTGA